GTCTTactgttgttttcctgtttcttttaTGCTTAACAATTTATTACCAATTAAATTCCCCCCTTCTCCTATTTTTGACAGACATCACCTTTATTGTTGTctttatataacatatatatatatatatataatttagtttcactttttctttttttgtaaatgtgtcatGTTAATTTGATCTGTATTGACTAGAATTtgcttgtttgtcttgtttgtgtgtatgtgtgtgtttgtgtgtgtacatctggGTCAAGGGAATGTGAATGTAGGCAGAGAGGAGATGGGGGGGATGGGGAGCCTAACGTCCAacaactgtttatttattcatttatttgccttttcttttcttctgtcttttcttctctcttcatcttctccctattaatatataaatatagatatagatacaaATCTAGAACTACAACATGAAAGACATGATTGTTTTGTCCAATGATAGTATTGTAtctttatatgtatgtatatatgtgctgTCTTTTTACTACCTAGGTTATTTTAAATCACTTAACTAATACAAATTACTCAAATATTATCTTGTGCAGCTTTAAGAAGTTTCCTTCTACACAGATCTGAAACTAAACCTGGCTGATGTGCGTGCAGTCCacctttggggaaaaaaatattcagcAGTAACTGAAGATCACTTTCCGTTTTCTGAATTTCTTGCATTTCTGTTCATTATGTTGTTGGGATGTAGCCACGTGGTTAGTtgagatgaatgtgtgtgaggtGCATTCACAAAGAATAATACTTGCAATGTGTCAATCTAACAACTCTCAGACTTTTGACATTATTGTATTACAGCCTCAAATACACAGACCCAGTGAGCATTGTGTGTGCCTCCTGAAGCCTGTACTACAAACTGGGATTCCTGGTAAGAGATGTAACTTCAGGTTTTACCCTGCATGGGTTCTCAGGGTTGGTCCACCTCTTACTGGGGTAAATCGCCACAGTaactttaaaatacacaataaccTGCTCTGGAGCAACAGTGTAGTTGTCAGGCTCAGTGAAGCCAGATAATGAAGTTATCCTCAGGCCTCAGGAGGCTGAAATGTCTCCTGGGGTTGGAATTGTTCTCAGCTGTGACGAGAAGATAACTTCTTCTCTTCCTCGATTATGAGCCAGAATATCAAATACTAGTGTCTACGTGATTGTTCAAACAAAAACTTCCTTTACAATAAACTGAACAGATGTACATTTTAATAGTTTATGTAGAAACACATATAGCacaataaaattataaaaacaaacgaATAAccattcaatttaaaaaccttaatattaaattaaacattttcaattccaataaaaactgaatacaTCCGTCCTCTACCACTTCCCAACACATCATGTTTGTGATGCTGATCACACTggagcagtttgttttgtttcggCAAACAGATCCTCCACCTCAACATGTAGAGACCACACACAGAGATCCCTTCTAGTAGAACCCGGACTTCACTGTCAGTGATCACAGTGCTGTTACCTGTCCATGGTGACTCATGGTGACTCATGGCGACACATGGTGACACATGGTGGCTGATTGCACAGGATGTGTCACAGTGTTGCGGGACTGTCGAAACCGGAGAAAGAGACTTTTTGTCACTTAGGTAACCACAGTTTGTTGCTTAATACTGTCAGAGCACGAGAGGTTTTTCAAGGGCATAAATAAAGTGCAGTCTAAAGCTGTAAACAACAGGTGACAAAACAGTCTCGCCACAAACAAGGCACAGCACATCCTGCAGAGGACCTGGTCTACTCGGCCGACGTCGGCTGCATCCTCCGGATTGAGAGGGCCTGCTCTACCTATTGTGTCACCAGTTTGTCCCGCCATTACAGCCGTCGCCTATTAACATAGCTACGGACGAAAATGTTCTTcagttgatttaaaaatgttgaaaacatgtttttataacatGCGTACCGTTAGCTGTTTGAGTacttacatttcaaaataaaatgtatttttacctcttccaaaaacagtttgtcactaaAGCACAATGAACCATGGGAAATGTTGGGCTGTACTTACAACTTACAATTACATTGATCTTGTCAAAATGTTATGTTGGAGCTGGAGATCAAACCAGCTACGGTCAGGTTAGTGGACAAGCCGCTCtccttctgagccacagccacaacctctgattggtcaacatTTTCTCTAAACACTGTAGATATCGGTGAGACCAACACTAGACCAATGTGGCTCACTAAACAAATCTAAGGTGTGGCTGGTGATTAAGACTGGATCCTTCACAGCAGCTAACTCTGGAATGGAAGATGCTCTAATTTCCACTATTTTTAAGCACTTAAAAAACAGAACTGCTCTAATTTCCCACATCATCTCTTGTTTCCGGGTGTTAGAAAGTAATACTGcaactgtaaaaacagaaatactgtATACATGCATAAGCATGTGAAGTCTGATAAAGTCCTCATGGTCCTCGGGCATCAGATACAGTGAAGAGGTGCAGTGGGACACCAAACAGGAGCCGTCCCAGGAAACACAAGTGAGCACATTCACGTTTTTTCTTTGAAATCATTGGGAACAATTGGGAACAATGCCGCTGTGTTCAGGTCCACAGCAGCTACATCAAAACTTAATTTTGACTCTCACCTTGAGTAGAAAACATCATTTCCCAGGAGAATCACTGTACGGGGGAGTCCTACAGGCGGTTCTGTTAAGTTCTGCTGTTTGAATGTTATATGTGCAGTTTTAGAGTCTAACTATAATGACAGCTGTAAACTAGAACGGCACTATaactcctccaaggcccaacaatcctcttatattcaatcaagctgcaccaaatttcacacacgcATAACATGCTATATTTTGGAATGGAATCAAGAAACATCTGCCACTGCATACAATCAGTCAGACAAGCATGAACTCggtttttatttggaaagtgctttaaaaaggaTTACAGattgtgctgtaatttacaaaataaggttttcaattcaaaaatctgATCATGGCTCCAGATCGTTCcgctcactttaaccctgatgtcctgactgtgcgcgtcacgttacgtctcgtgttgtgtcgcaggtttaaacatgcgtctcataaactctagagcgaatcatACGAActcaaagtaaacgtcagtcctgtacgtgtcctaataacttgtgatcagtgatggtctttatgttaaagtgtaaagtgagcgcaggtcagaggaggagtgaggaggaagcagactccgacagagacacagacacaggacaaCCGGACTTGTGTGTcctgatcatgaagcagcgctgttataattattcagcggtggaaaacaactaaaacaatgactgagcaggaaacatgaatcgattatgttctgcGTCTGCATTGTTGCAGTCGTCTGCACGTCGTCATCGCGATGCATCCAAGAATCGAGAGATTTCCACGCCCACTCTCTTGTGGTGTTTCACATCAGCTCCTTTgtactttctgcagactttatacttgGGGGCTggccggagaaagtccagaggcttTCACTAGGACATtagcgttctcacatacagcccctccagagactGTCcggaggatctccggagttcagtgcacgtctgaaagcagcttatgaaaCAGTGCACTGTATTGTCTGGGGTAAACAACACACCCAAGCCCAACCCCCACAACGTCATTGGATACAAATGCCTCATTAATCCCAGATTAACCCTCATTGCTTTTGGGTGGTTCCACAAAAATATTGAGGTTTATACCGAGCCACATTCTGCCAAGATGTTGTGGAAAAACCTTTTCAACTCTCTGGCTACGTCCATACTTCTGTGTGGTAACCTCTGACTAAAGTTACAGCTACACTTTGGGCACTGACACTGCATGTTTCCTCTTGTGGACCACCAGGTTGCCTTTCTGAGCAAAGGATTTGTTACATTCATGGCACCGATAGGGTCTCTCCCCTGTGTGTATCCTTGTATGGTTGACAAGATCTGACTTCTGACAGAAGTTTCGCCCACAAAATTGGCACTGATAaggtttttcctctgtgtggaTCCTTACGTGTCTTATTAAGGTCTTAGTCAAGGAGAAACATTTGGTGCAACAAGGACACTTGTAGGGTTTCTGTGCTGTTCCGGCTTCAAACTGCATCATGAGCTCGGTAGATTTTCCTGTGAGTGTCCTGGGCAGGGAATGGTTTATCCTGAGATGGTTGGGCTCTGTCTCAACATCACTCTGCTCGCCGGGGTTCACCGGAAGGAGCAGCTGATTATCAGTGTTGGTGCCTGATACTCCATCATGAGCTCCAGTCGGCTCGGTTTTAATGTGATCCACTGGGAGTGCAGCTGAGAATTCTTTATCTATGTCAGCAACAGTCTGGATTTGATACAGACACAGCGGCTGCAGAGATTCCTGCTCAAACTCACTTCTGTCATAGGGAGTGATAGTTAGTGGGAATGTCTTCACGTTTGATTCACCACACCTCAGCTCCGGCTTTTCCTCCATCTTACTCACAGGTGTCCTGGATTTGAGCTGAGTTTCTGCTTCCACCTTCTCACTCAAACACTGGTATGGtttctcctcactgtgtttctgtctgtgaatgAACAGACCGTCCCTGTGCTCAAAGCTTTTGTCACAGTATTGGCACTTGTAAGGTTTGGAGCCTTTATGTATCATGGTGTGAATGATGAATTCAGACTTGTGGCAGAAGTAGCGGTCACAGAACTGGCACTGGTAAGACGAGGATTTGTCCTCTGGATGCTTCTTGACGTGTCGTACCATCGTCTTTTTGGAAGAAAAACTACTGAAGCAAATGGgacatttaaaaagtttctTCTCCTTCAAATGCATGTCCGGGTCACACTCCTGCTTTatatcatcatcttcatcaataTCGATCAGAATCTCCTGATCACATTGATCTTTTTCATCTTCAGGagaagtgtgtggatgtgtgttgttCTCTGTTGGCTCCGACCAGGTGTTGACTGgctcctcccacctcccagtGATACTggcaggaggctgctgctgggcaCACTGCAGCTTCACATCAGTGGCAGACATCTGGAGGTAgtctgaagaaaaaaagagattcaTTTTACAGATGCTATTGAGAGTTACAGTAGGAGCTGGACCTTTTCAACCAGAATTGCCCCTCGTAGAAAAAGTGCTTCCCATAGatgcattgtatgaatgtgtgtgtgaatgtgtgaattacTGA
This is a stretch of genomic DNA from Hippoglossus stenolepis isolate QCI-W04-F060 chromosome 21, HSTE1.2, whole genome shotgun sequence. It encodes these proteins:
- the LOC118100149 gene encoding zinc finger protein ZFP2; its protein translation is MVKTAKMELLRALITECLSAAAEEIFKIAERTIVAYEEEMSCSKWVVDNHCRLLDVAKSHSKDYLQMSATDVKLQCAQQQPPASITGRWEEPVNTWSEPTENNTHPHTSPEDEKDQCDQEILIDIDEDDDIKQECDPDMHLKEKKLFKCPICFSSFSSKKTMVRHVKKHPEDKSSSYQCQFCDRYFCHKSEFIIHTMIHKGSKPYKCQYCDKSFEHRDGLFIHRQKHSEEKPYQCLSEKVEAETQLKSRTPVSKMEEKPELRCGESNVKTFPLTITPYDRSEFEQESLQPLCLYQIQTVADIDKEFSAALPVDHIKTEPTGAHDGVSGTNTDNQLLLPVNPGEQSDVETEPNHLRINHSLPRTLTGKSTELMMQFEAGTAQKPYKCPCCTKCFSLTKTLIRHVRIHTEEKPYQCQFCGRNFCQKSDLVNHTRIHTGERPYRCHECNKSFAQKGNLVVHKRKHAVSVPKV